In Octopus sinensis unplaced genomic scaffold, ASM634580v1 Contig15871, whole genome shotgun sequence, a genomic segment contains:
- the LOC115230605 gene encoding uncharacterized protein LOC115230605, whose amino-acid sequence MELGKWVLSVNVNKTEITEIKREDDTTHKRWRHTNKLGSLLGDAEDVLRRKTLANSAMAKLKKGWLRAKGLGVGIRCRLYNAFVKPILLYNAGTWGCSFNDLRKLDSFHRRQLRSLLGMEWPRRISTNGIYNKCMCSCISEDVVDARWRLFGHVLRMNPDAPANKAMEDYFDRCDIPFRGRPRSTLPTALNKDLTRVRKNLKTGGRSGRIEITRTRQRKMEKLTLNIVTLSVAHAGL is encoded by the coding sequence ATGGAACTTGGGAAATGGGTCCTCAGCGTAAATGTGAACAAAACTGAGATTACGGAAATCAAAAGAGAAGATGATACTACCCATAAAAGATGGAGACACACTAATAAGCTTGGATCCCTACTGGGAGACGCTGAAGATGTACTAAGGAGGAAAACACTGGCGAATTCGGCAATGGCGAAACTGAAAAAAGGATGGCTAAGAGCCAAAGGACTTGGAGTTGGCATCAGATGCAGGCTCTACAACGCGTTTGTGAAACCGATCTTGCTGTACAACGCTGGGACATGGGGATGTTCCTTCAACGATCTACGGAAACTGGACTCATTCCATAGAAGGCAACTAAGAAGCTTACTCGGAATGGAGTGGCCACGTCGAATATCAACCAATGGTATCTACAACAAGTGTATGTGCTCCTGCATCAGCGAGGATGTGGTAGATGCCCGGTGGAGGCTATTCGGGCATGTACTAAGAATGAACCCGGACGCACCCGCTAACAAAGCGATGGAAGACTACTTCGACAGATGCGACATACCCTTCCGCGGACGACCTAGATCGACACTTCCAACTGCCTTAAACAAAGACCTAACTCGAGTGAGGAAAAACCTAAAGACGGGGGGACGATCTGGACGAATTGAGATCACTCGCACACGACAGAGGAAAATGGAAAAACTAACCTTAAATATCGTTACATTGAGTGTTGCACATGCGGGGCTATAA